A genome region from Heptranchias perlo isolate sHepPer1 chromosome 32, sHepPer1.hap1, whole genome shotgun sequence includes the following:
- the LOC137300818 gene encoding RING finger protein 223-like gives MSVSTQVWHTEASSAVESPDGNSVEGLECTICFSSYDNIFKTPKLLECQHAFCLECLARLVATMPADQTTTIICPLCRSQTAMPDNGTPALRTSQELLAKLPPQLQLEEPVWVEGKKLCYKSPMEPGSGNSDFCICIDIGETKPENSSPPATERNNNVLNCFGLLGDWKRLVLFVLVMTIFVGVVLWPLQCMIATRSLSCAGTRPGPTLAPIGTTLQSPIWDV, from the coding sequence ATGTCTGTCTCAACCCAGGTGTGGCACACCGAAGCCTCTTCTGCTGTGGAAAGCCCTGATGGGAACTCTGTGGAAGGGCTGGAATGCACCATCTGCTTCAGCTCCTATGACAACATCTTCAAGACTCCCAAGTTGCTAGAATGCCAGCACGCCTTCTGTTTGGAATGCCTGGCCAGGCTAGTGGCTACCATGCCTGCAGACCAGACCACCACTATCATCTGCCCACTATGCAGGAGCCAAACGGCAATGCCTGATAATGGGACCCCTGCCTTAAGAACGAGCCAGGAACTCCTCGCCAAACTCCCTCCTCAGCTGCAACTCGAAGAGCCAGTGTGGGTGGAGGGCAAGAAGCTGTGCTACAAGAGCCCCATGGAGCCTGGTAGTGGTAATTCTGACTTTTGTATCTGTATTGATATTGGTGAAACTAAACCGGAAAATTCATCTCCTCCTGCCACAGAGAGGAACAATAATGTACTGAATTGCTTTGGCTTGTTGGGTGACTGGAAGAGACTGGTTCTGTTTGTGCTGGTAATGACCATTTTCGTTGGAGTCGTGTTGTGGCCACTCCAGTGTATGATTGCCACAAGAAGTCTGAGCTGTGCTGGCACTAGGCCAGGACCAACACTTGCCCCGATCGGCACTACTTTACAATCGCCGATCTGGGACGTGTAG